The Macrobrachium rosenbergii isolate ZJJX-2024 chromosome 18, ASM4041242v1, whole genome shotgun sequence genome has a window encoding:
- the LOC136847996 gene encoding uncharacterized protein, with the protein MASQFQGSDFWLNFGSLKRKVKNGVSPWSKFHSPYDLQKSTEEEEEEEEEEEHSAANSSHSEILPRSQALSSSPSESIHDQRSPPPSPPHSTLLLSPTRGRRRSRRRNKSEPLRPSCPGQNWNGDPSFTPPTSTTDRSGKESESIPRACNDPPVSSSSSSPSSRQGEGKVFQKMGEREDPWVALILNGLVRLPENGGRSSVMDASEMSRSTEELQVVRDRWLKELDCYRVEPATSKSQDSLIVRPDNDAAAAAAAAVQGSSSSPMSSRSRSLVLSQLGRITSILDGNGPKRKGESPSRNNDGLGSKLKVARRKGSVTDDKNQTHSNFCNCNSGTTTNAKSVTLSLSDSHITVRPGVRIPRSRSYESNLRNRIAPTSSDQDTLVLNAVRKSKASNDAKLNHQDSMHYGSLQRCPRIKSRVTVRQVETDPEDEVFETIPQVPELKFNKYNFRRHLSTRSAVSKGPLTPLKAGQELAQARRERNSVEGSRGSEDALERGVRLETAGNGSSAFKTSRKTLLKSALCLRSKSVDRHFRCASPKNSQPKNMTNRRCVEGRVTFSDETPRVVSEEENGRYRGLIFDGTSSARTGTFPGNLVHRRDIQVFPCSTVMDAPNVVEIEDVIISVSEDVLRVGCSISGSWVVLR; encoded by the exons ATGGCGTCTCAGTTCCAAGGTTCCGACTTTTGGCTGAACTTCGGCAGCctaaagaggaaggtgaaaaatgGAGTATCCCCGTGGAGTAAATTCCATTCCCCTTACGACCTGCAGAAgtcaacagaagaagaagaagaagaagaagaagaagaagaacacagtGCTGCGAATTCCTCTCACTCCGAAATTCTTCCTCGTTCTCAggctctctcctcctctccctctgaATCGATTCACGATCAGAGATCACCACCACCATCGCCTCCACATTCCACTTTGCTCCTCTCTCCTacgagagggagaagaagaagcagaagaaggaataAATCAGAGCCTCTGCGTCCATCGTGTCCTGGTCAGAACTGGAATGGAGACCCATCCTTTACTCCTCCCACTTCTACTACTGATAGAAGTGGCAAGGAGTCCGAATCCATTCCACGTGCGTGTAATGACCcccctgtctcctcctcctcctcctccccctcctcccgtcAGGGGGAAGGAAAAGTGTTTCAGAAGATGGGGGAAAGGGAAGACCCTTGGGTTGCCTTAATCCTTAACGGTCTCGTGAGATTACCCGAAAATGGAGGTAGGAGTTCCGTAATGGACGCGTCAGAAATGAGTAGATCAACCGAGGAGCTCCAAGTGGTCAGGGACCGCTGGTTGAAGGAGCTGGACTGCTATCGTGTAGAACCTGCCACCTCGAAGTCGCAAGACTCATTAATCGTTCGACCGGACAACgatgccgctgctgctgctgctgctgctgttcaggGGTCATCATCTTCGCCAATGTCGAGCAGGAGTCGGTCTCTCGTGCTTTCGCAGTTGGGGCGAATTACCTCCATCCTCGACGGTAACGGCCCGAAAAGAAAAGGGGAGAGCCCATCTAGAAATAATGATGGTTTGGGGAGTAAATTAAAAGTCGCCCGTAGAAAGGGAAGTGTCACAGACGACAAGAATCAAACGCATTCCAACTTCTGTAACTGCAACAGCGGTACCACTACCAATGCGAAATCAGTAACGCTCAGCCTGTCCGATTCACACATCACTGTTCGACCGGGAGTTCGAATCCCAAGATCCCGCAGCTACGAATCAAATCTACGAAACCGCATCGCACCAACATCGAGTGATCAAGACACTTTAGTTCTAAATGCTGTGAGAAAATCGAAGGCCTCGAACGATGCTAAATTAAATCATCAAGATTCCATGCATTATGGGAGTCTACAGAGATGCCCACGTATAAAATCTCGGGTCACTGTCAGACAGGTAGAGACTGACCCGGAAGATGAAGTGTTCGAAACCATCCCTCAAGTTCCGGAGCTCAAATTCAATAAGTATAACTTTCGGAGACATCTCTCAACAAGATCAGCTGTCTCTAAAGGGCCTTTGACCCCTTTGAAAGCGGGGCAAGAACTCGCGCAGGCACGAAGAGAGCGTAATAGTGTGGAAGGTTCTCGGGGCTCAGAGGACGCTCTGGAAAGAGGCGTCCGCCTGGAAACCGCTGGAAACGGCTCTTCGGCGTTCAAGACCTCTCGAAAAACGCTCTTAAAGTCGGCGCTGTGTCTGAGGTCGAAGAGCGTCGACCGACATTTCCGGTGTGCTTCCCCAAAGAATTCCCAACCTAAGAATATGACCAACCGGCGCTGTGTAGAAGGACGCGTCACTTTCAGCGACGAGACGCCAAGG GTTGTTAGTGAGGAGGAAAACGGCAGGTATCGTGGGTTAATTTTTGACGGTACCAGCAGCGCTCGCACTGGTACCTTCCCGGGAAATCTTGTGCATCGACGCGACATACAAG